One part of the Mariniblastus fucicola genome encodes these proteins:
- a CDS encoding Trx7/PDZ domain-containing (seleno)protein produces the protein MLKPRTTAIAIALLFAATALSFAQEIPKPAMHRMDGTIEWVYDYEKGQELSQESGKPMFVVFRCERUADCSDFDGQVVRKDKHIGTLAKNFVCVRIQSMNGINLDRFQFEFDLTWMAFFQNAEGRTYARYGGRDDGGAESWLTKQSLIKTMQKVLLLHQGNDVQPISKFEPFPDSVSTPADVPTLKPMMAKRKGSSCIHCHDVKNSALRHLHDTGKLKKSMVFTYPSPSLFGLNLDPDTQNVVASVEENSPAQKAGIRRGDVVNTSEGQRILTFADFTRVLEFAPAEGSLNLTISRGEKLQDVKIELPEGWKISNDPSWRPSVGVVGSGGGFWGKAANAQQRKKAGLGPDALAIRVTFIWAKHAKEAGIKMNDLVVGVEGQVHDMNMRQFHNWLQLNRNWGDEVTLTVMRKGQRKNLKMVLPTTPEE, from the coding sequence ATGCTCAAACCACGCACCACAGCGATTGCGATTGCCTTATTGTTCGCGGCTACCGCGCTGAGTTTCGCTCAGGAAATTCCCAAGCCGGCCATGCACCGAATGGACGGGACGATCGAGTGGGTTTATGACTACGAGAAAGGGCAGGAGCTTAGCCAGGAATCCGGCAAGCCGATGTTTGTTGTCTTTCGGTGCGAACGCTGAGCGGATTGCTCAGATTTCGACGGGCAGGTTGTCCGTAAAGACAAACATATCGGTACGCTGGCCAAAAATTTCGTATGCGTACGCATCCAGTCGATGAACGGAATCAATCTCGATCGCTTCCAGTTTGAGTTCGACCTGACCTGGATGGCTTTCTTTCAAAACGCGGAGGGCAGAACTTACGCGCGCTACGGTGGGCGCGATGACGGAGGCGCAGAATCGTGGCTGACGAAACAGTCGCTAATCAAGACCATGCAAAAAGTTCTGCTGTTGCATCAAGGCAACGACGTTCAACCGATTTCAAAGTTCGAACCGTTTCCGGATAGTGTGTCTACACCTGCCGATGTGCCGACGCTCAAGCCGATGATGGCGAAACGAAAAGGCTCTTCGTGCATTCATTGTCACGACGTCAAGAACTCTGCGCTGCGGCATCTACACGACACTGGAAAGCTCAAAAAATCGATGGTGTTCACTTACCCGTCGCCGTCTCTGTTTGGTTTGAATCTTGATCCAGACACGCAAAACGTTGTCGCGAGTGTGGAAGAAAATTCGCCAGCACAGAAAGCTGGAATCCGCCGCGGCGATGTTGTGAACACGTCTGAAGGCCAAAGAATTCTGACGTTCGCCGATTTCACGCGAGTGCTTGAGTTTGCGCCAGCTGAAGGAAGTTTGAATCTGACCATTTCGCGTGGTGAGAAATTGCAAGACGTGAAGATCGAGCTTCCCGAGGGCTGGAAAATCAGCAACGATCCTTCCTGGCGTCCTTCGGTTGGCGTCGTTGGATCTGGAGGCGGATTTTGGGGCAAGGCTGCGAATGCGCAGCAGCGAAAGAAAGCTGGATTGGGTCCAGACGCGTTGGCCATTCGCGTCACGTTCATTTGGGCGAAACACGCGAAAGAAGCCGGCATCAAAATGAACGATTTGGTCGTTGGCGTCGAAGGGCAAGTCCACGACATGAACATGCGGCAGTTCCACAACTGGTTGCAACTGAACCGCAATTGGGGCGATGAGGTGACTCTGACGGTAATGCGAAAAGGCCAGCGAAAGAATCTGAAAATGGTGCTACCAACAACGCCCGAAGAGTGA
- a CDS encoding sulfatase: protein MNFKLLHSCFVFAWVCFPVALLFADQPDTPGAEDRPNVVFILADDLGWNDLSNEGSTFYESPNIDRIANGGMKFTRGYATCQVCSPSRASIMTGKYPARLAITDWIGAPEGKQWKRNTKLLPPTYNHGLPADDTTMAEAFRESGYRTFFAGKWHLGGEGSLPTDHGFEFNVGGHHRGSPPGGFFSPWDNPLMKNGPKGELLPLRLGHETASFIEEHSDEPFFACLAFYSVHAPIQTTKELWRKYRDKAIANSEQPKDRFLIDRTTPVRQVQDHPIYGGMVESMDDAVGIVMAKLDELGLSENTIVVFTSDNGGVSAGDGKATSNLPLRGGKGRQWEGGIREPYYIMWPKTIQAGSTCNTPATGADFYPTLLELTGQDLRPQQHADGVSLAPLLKGEAIENRNLYWHYPHYGNQGGEPSSVVIDGDWKLIHYYEDGRDELYNIADDVAELDDLADQNPDRVAALRTELDGWLQNVEARMPVPNPDYSVSKADKERMRIQEKLLPNLERSAANFLKDDFTPPGGWWEETGK, encoded by the coding sequence ATGAATTTCAAGTTGCTCCATTCCTGTTTTGTGTTTGCGTGGGTTTGCTTTCCGGTTGCGCTGCTGTTCGCAGATCAACCTGATACGCCTGGCGCTGAGGATCGCCCGAATGTAGTGTTCATTCTGGCTGACGACCTCGGCTGGAACGATCTGAGCAACGAAGGCAGCACGTTTTACGAATCGCCGAACATCGATCGCATCGCCAACGGCGGAATGAAATTCACGCGGGGCTATGCGACGTGTCAGGTTTGCAGCCCGTCCCGAGCCAGCATTATGACCGGGAAGTATCCGGCCAGATTGGCGATCACTGACTGGATCGGCGCACCCGAAGGAAAGCAATGGAAACGCAATACAAAGCTGCTGCCTCCAACTTACAACCATGGGTTGCCCGCGGACGACACGACGATGGCCGAAGCGTTTCGTGAAAGCGGTTATCGGACTTTCTTTGCCGGAAAATGGCATCTTGGTGGCGAAGGATCATTGCCAACTGACCATGGATTTGAGTTCAACGTCGGTGGGCACCATCGTGGTTCGCCTCCGGGAGGCTTCTTCTCTCCCTGGGACAATCCGCTAATGAAAAACGGCCCAAAGGGCGAACTTTTGCCGCTGCGATTGGGGCACGAGACGGCGTCGTTCATCGAGGAACACAGTGACGAACCGTTTTTTGCCTGTTTGGCTTTCTATTCCGTGCACGCTCCGATTCAAACCACCAAAGAGCTATGGCGAAAGTATCGCGACAAAGCGATCGCGAACTCGGAACAACCCAAAGATCGGTTTTTGATTGATCGCACCACGCCAGTCCGGCAGGTTCAGGATCATCCGATCTACGGCGGCATGGTTGAGTCGATGGACGACGCAGTTGGCATCGTGATGGCGAAACTGGATGAGCTTGGTCTGTCCGAAAACACAATTGTCGTTTTCACTTCCGACAACGGCGGAGTTTCTGCGGGTGATGGAAAGGCGACTTCGAATTTGCCACTCCGCGGTGGCAAAGGTCGGCAGTGGGAAGGCGGCATTCGCGAGCCTTACTACATCATGTGGCCCAAAACGATTCAGGCAGGTTCGACCTGCAATACGCCCGCGACAGGAGCTGACTTTTATCCAACGCTGCTTGAGTTGACCGGGCAGGACCTTCGACCGCAGCAGCATGCCGATGGCGTGAGCCTCGCTCCGTTGTTGAAAGGCGAAGCGATCGAGAATCGGAATCTCTATTGGCATTACCCGCACTACGGCAATCAGGGCGGCGAGCCGAGTTCGGTCGTCATCGACGGCGATTGGAAACTGATTCACTACTACGAAGACGGTCGCGACGAGCTGTACAATATCGCCGACGATGTTGCGGAGCTTGATGATTTGGCCGATCAGAATCCGGATAGGGTTGCGGCACTGCGAACGGAACTTGATGGCTGGCTGCAAAACGTTGAAGCACGAATGCCTGTTCCCAATCCGGACTATTCCGTGAGCAAGGCCGATAAGGAACGAATGCGAATTCAGGAGAAGCTGTTGCCCAATCTTGAGAGATCAGCAGCCAACTTTTTGAAGGACGATTTCACTCCGCCTGGCGGATGGTGGGAAGAAACCGGAAAGTAA
- the mnmH gene encoding tRNA 2-selenouridine(34) synthase MnmH → MNRISAEEFYRESQGGTIIDVRSPKEFAAGHVPGATNVPLFSDEERAIIGTLYVNSGRNVAMEKGLEFVGPKMAGFVRTTNQILAEGSSEVTDSSEPGSDFTAYVHCWRGGMRSQSFAWLLDMAGIKVRVLEGGYKAFRRMAQRQIGRRHRMVVLSGLTGAGKTNFLELLREAGEQIVDLEGLANHRGSSFGAIGLGQQPTTEQFENRLFAAVQALDPKRRFWVEDEGSRLGRVVVPSRFVKQIRRSSAVFLDVAKEKRLDILLEEYGDLDHEELIDATRGIQKRLGGQNMIDAIKAIEAGDLRTAAEISLTYYDRSYLKGMSELPRASTLNLSTDGMCDADVVAKLIDAADEIENAAEPASVVSD, encoded by the coding sequence ATGAACAGAATTTCCGCAGAAGAATTCTATCGAGAATCTCAAGGCGGAACGATCATCGACGTGCGTTCTCCCAAAGAGTTCGCGGCTGGACACGTTCCCGGCGCGACGAATGTTCCGCTATTCAGCGACGAAGAACGAGCCATCATTGGGACGCTCTATGTCAATTCCGGTCGCAACGTTGCGATGGAAAAAGGGCTCGAGTTCGTCGGTCCGAAAATGGCAGGTTTCGTTCGAACGACAAATCAAATTCTGGCCGAAGGGTCATCCGAGGTCACCGATTCGAGCGAACCGGGCTCCGATTTCACGGCCTACGTTCACTGCTGGCGCGGCGGAATGAGAAGCCAGTCGTTTGCGTGGCTGTTGGATATGGCAGGGATCAAGGTTCGTGTGCTGGAAGGTGGCTACAAGGCTTTCCGCAGAATGGCTCAACGCCAAATTGGGCGTCGTCACCGCATGGTCGTGCTCAGCGGTCTGACGGGTGCGGGCAAGACAAATTTTCTGGAGCTGTTGCGTGAGGCGGGCGAGCAAATTGTCGATCTGGAGGGGCTCGCCAATCACCGCGGATCTTCGTTCGGAGCCATCGGTTTGGGGCAACAGCCAACGACGGAGCAGTTTGAAAATCGCCTGTTTGCTGCAGTTCAGGCACTTGATCCGAAGCGTCGTTTTTGGGTCGAAGATGAAGGCAGTCGATTGGGCCGAGTCGTTGTGCCGTCTCGTTTTGTGAAACAGATCCGACGCTCATCCGCGGTTTTTCTGGACGTCGCCAAAGAAAAGCGTTTGGATATCCTGTTGGAAGAATACGGCGATCTGGATCACGAAGAACTAATCGACGCGACTCGCGGAATTCAAAAACGTCTCGGCGGGCAGAATATGATCGATGCGATAAAAGCCATCGAAGCCGGAGACCTCAGGACGGCGGCGGAGATTTCGCTGACCTATTACGATCGGTCCTACCTTAAAGGCATGTCAGAACTTCCTCGCGCGAGTACGCTCAACCTCTCGACAGATGGAATGTGCGATGCCGATGTGGTTGCGAAGCTGATTGATGCCGCCGACGAAATCGAAAACGCTGCCGAACCGGCTTCGGTCGTCTCTGACTGA
- a CDS encoding co-chaperone GroES, translating into MATTAKKKPAKTKTRLQPLGERIVVERVLTEDKTSGGIFLPESAKDKQSRGTVIAVGEGRLLKDGSRSPLQVQPGDEVLFTTYGPEEFKDGDQEFLLMREDDVLAILG; encoded by the coding sequence ATGGCCACGACTGCCAAAAAGAAACCAGCCAAAACAAAAACTCGCCTGCAACCTCTTGGCGAGCGAATCGTCGTCGAGCGCGTGCTCACTGAGGACAAGACTTCTGGCGGGATTTTCCTTCCGGAGTCAGCCAAGGACAAGCAATCTCGCGGCACCGTGATCGCTGTCGGCGAAGGTCGATTGCTCAAGGACGGCTCGCGATCTCCGTTGCAAGTCCAGCCTGGCGATGAAGTCCTGTTCACGACTTACGGACCGGAAGAATTCAAAGACGGCGACCAGGAATTTTTGCTGATGCGTGAAGACGACGTCCTCGCGATCCTCGGCTAG
- a CDS encoding PEP-CTERM sorting domain-containing protein, with translation MNRSVKLFFLATFANFAGVAESKADQVYELVFEQPEYYVVEGSSVEVSIMLRETVTDGDVARLATGGFDGLVNFGICADFATSTGGAASTIESVSGVSLNPLFNDSLLNDLGILGDRLDLFGSTTNIFGGVEVGSDVGTPDVYELELATLLVDAGDVGNVTTYNLSDHENPLLLSTFADGQLIDSVASYGGVNIFVTSAVPEPASATLLFGVGAALLLQRRRSLAA, from the coding sequence ATGAATCGGTCAGTCAAGTTATTCTTTTTGGCTACGTTCGCAAATTTTGCAGGCGTAGCTGAATCAAAAGCGGATCAAGTTTACGAGTTGGTATTCGAGCAGCCGGAGTACTACGTCGTCGAAGGTTCGAGCGTCGAAGTTTCTATCATGCTGCGGGAGACAGTGACCGATGGCGACGTCGCTCGCCTGGCCACCGGCGGATTCGACGGGCTCGTCAACTTTGGAATCTGTGCAGATTTCGCGACTTCGACCGGAGGGGCCGCTTCAACAATCGAATCGGTGTCCGGGGTTTCATTGAATCCTCTGTTCAATGATTCTTTATTAAATGATCTCGGAATCCTTGGAGACCGACTGGATCTTTTCGGGTCCACAACAAACATCTTTGGTGGCGTCGAAGTAGGCTCGGATGTTGGGACGCCCGACGTGTACGAACTGGAGCTGGCAACGCTGCTCGTTGACGCGGGCGACGTCGGAAACGTCACGACTTACAACCTCTCGGACCACGAAAACCCCTTGCTGCTATCGACGTTCGCTGATGGTCAACTGATCGACTCAGTGGCAAGCTATGGCGGGGTCAACATCTTCGTAACATCCGCAGTCCCGGAACCTGCGTCCGCAACACTACTGTTTGGAGTTGGTGCGGCGTTGTTGCTGCAAAGGCGAAGATCGTTAGCAGCCTGA
- a CDS encoding solute:sodium symporter family transporter: MTLTIVSFLFFTALVAFLTWRLTRNTDVHTDEGFFLAGRSLSAIFIAGSLLLTNLSTEQLIGLNAGSFDDGLSLMCWETVAGISLVILALFFLPRYLKSGIATIPQFLEERYDPSVRSVTAGIFIVAYMLILLPFVLYLGATGLDGMLGLKEMFGFSELNTIIAVILFIAVVGAAYAIFGGLKAVAVSDTLNGAGLLVGGLLITFFSLQIVAGEGGFAEAFSKIKAHNPDAFQSMGKAGEDTHWPTLFTGVLMLNFTYWCLNQQIIQRTFGAKNLAEGQKGVLLAAFLKIFGPVILILPGITAAYLTLGAQDPEMVKAMTVDGVVDANQAYGALVSRVLPDWMLGFFAAVIVGSILSTFNSVLNSSATLFSLDVYKKYLNPSAATEKVVRVGQICSFVVAVFAVIAAPIFFHGRDGVFGFFQKLNGVYFTPLCAIMLLAMFNKTVNGKSALITIAVGLGLMSLGTFFSSIGEFDWVLGVFGSGYHYMGAVLVLLLAMQYCLGEFAGMKRATPYEQKNVEAVDLTPWKHASWVGASLVVMVIGIYVWFAQ, translated from the coding sequence ATGACTCTTACGATCGTATCGTTTCTCTTTTTCACAGCTCTGGTTGCATTCCTGACCTGGCGACTAACTCGCAACACGGACGTCCACACCGACGAAGGATTCTTTCTCGCCGGACGAAGTCTTTCAGCGATTTTTATTGCCGGATCGTTGCTGCTGACGAACCTTTCGACAGAGCAGTTGATCGGGCTCAACGCGGGATCGTTCGACGACGGACTTTCGCTGATGTGCTGGGAGACCGTTGCCGGAATCTCGCTGGTGATTCTCGCACTGTTCTTCCTGCCGCGATATTTGAAGTCCGGAATCGCCACGATTCCACAGTTCCTCGAGGAGCGATACGACCCTTCCGTTCGATCGGTGACGGCCGGGATCTTTATCGTCGCCTACATGCTAATTCTGCTGCCTTTCGTGCTCTATTTGGGAGCCACGGGGCTCGATGGAATGCTCGGCTTGAAGGAAATGTTTGGGTTTTCCGAACTCAATACCATTATTGCCGTCATCCTTTTCATCGCCGTTGTCGGCGCCGCGTATGCGATCTTTGGAGGACTGAAAGCCGTTGCCGTTTCTGACACTTTAAACGGTGCGGGCCTGTTGGTCGGTGGATTGTTGATCACATTTTTCTCGCTGCAAATCGTGGCTGGCGAGGGAGGATTCGCGGAAGCGTTCAGCAAAATCAAGGCTCATAATCCGGACGCGTTTCAGTCGATGGGCAAGGCCGGCGAAGACACGCATTGGCCGACGCTGTTCACCGGTGTGCTGATGTTGAACTTCACCTATTGGTGTCTGAATCAGCAAATCATTCAGCGAACGTTTGGCGCGAAGAACCTCGCCGAAGGCCAGAAGGGCGTTCTGCTGGCAGCGTTCCTGAAAATTTTCGGTCCTGTGATTTTAATCCTGCCCGGCATCACCGCGGCGTACCTGACGCTCGGAGCACAGGATCCGGAAATGGTGAAAGCAATGACAGTCGATGGAGTTGTCGACGCAAACCAGGCCTATGGAGCCTTGGTCAGTCGCGTACTTCCTGATTGGATGCTGGGCTTTTTCGCTGCCGTGATCGTGGGGTCAATTCTGTCGACCTTTAACTCGGTTTTGAACTCGAGCGCGACATTGTTCTCGCTAGACGTCTACAAAAAGTATCTCAATCCATCTGCTGCGACCGAAAAAGTGGTTCGTGTCGGCCAGATTTGCAGTTTCGTCGTCGCTGTCTTCGCCGTGATCGCGGCACCGATATTCTTTCACGGTCGAGACGGCGTTTTCGGATTCTTTCAGAAGTTAAACGGCGTGTATTTCACTCCGTTGTGCGCAATCATGCTGTTGGCCATGTTCAACAAAACCGTCAACGGCAAGTCGGCTTTGATCACGATTGCCGTCGGCCTTGGTCTGATGAGCCTGGGAACATTTTTCTCATCCATCGGTGAATTCGATTGGGTCCTGGGCGTCTTCGGATCCGGGTATCACTATATGGGAGCCGTGTTGGTCCTGCTATTGGCAATGCAATATTGCCTTGGAGAGTTCGCAGGAATGAAGCGCGCGACGCCGTACGAACAGAAGAACGTCGAAGCCGTTGATTTGACTCCGTGGAAGCATGCTTCGTGGGTTGGAGCATCGCTCGTGGTGATGGTGATCGGAATCTATGTTTGGTTTGCCCAGTAG
- a CDS encoding zinc ribbon domain-containing protein, producing the protein MAIRATCGSCSSTFNARDELAGKKVKCPKCKERMVIPAVSAAPVSSAMAASSSSKPVDPMEDLLREANVGPVSSGGPICPDCGTEITPGAVLCVECGFNLETGKRLRTARENAEGEVDTGLTDAEKIMRKAEAEIEETPIGADDQDFGDGGDSFVIAGVAGVILAILVAIGLVVIFSMDQISLYYNSGGISFIASCCMWIGMTIWLTYVAFRAKIGHGIACVLTGGLYCIIFGFMQGKTLLMPTIIMLVALVVGLASGTYVYYCGFGPLET; encoded by the coding sequence ATGGCAATTCGAGCGACATGTGGCAGCTGTAGCTCAACCTTCAATGCAAGGGACGAGCTGGCCGGTAAAAAAGTTAAATGCCCCAAGTGCAAGGAACGGATGGTGATTCCGGCGGTTTCAGCCGCACCGGTATCCTCAGCGATGGCGGCGTCATCCTCCTCCAAACCTGTGGATCCGATGGAGGACCTGCTGCGGGAGGCCAACGTCGGCCCCGTCAGTAGCGGCGGGCCGATCTGCCCTGACTGCGGCACAGAGATCACTCCAGGGGCTGTGTTGTGTGTGGAGTGCGGCTTTAATCTGGAAACCGGGAAGCGTTTGCGGACGGCGCGGGAAAACGCGGAAGGTGAAGTCGACACCGGTTTGACTGACGCTGAAAAAATCATGCGGAAGGCCGAGGCCGAAATCGAGGAAACGCCGATCGGTGCCGACGATCAGGACTTTGGCGACGGAGGCGACTCGTTTGTGATCGCTGGCGTAGCCGGAGTCATCCTCGCGATTCTGGTCGCAATCGGACTTGTTGTCATTTTCTCGATGGACCAGATTTCACTTTACTACAACTCGGGTGGCATCAGCTTCATCGCTTCCTGTTGCATGTGGATCGGAATGACAATCTGGCTGACTTACGTCGCTTTCCGGGCAAAAATTGGCCACGGAATTGCTTGCGTACTCACCGGAGGTCTGTACTGCATCATCTTTGGTTTCATGCAGGGCAAAACGCTTCTGATGCCGACGATCATCATGTTGGTTGCACTCGTCGTCGGATTGGCGTCTGGCACGTATGTGTACTATTGCGGATTCGGTCCTCTTGAAACATAA
- the groL gene encoding chaperonin GroEL (60 kDa chaperone family; promotes refolding of misfolded polypeptides especially under stressful conditions; forms two stacked rings of heptamers to form a barrel-shaped 14mer; ends can be capped by GroES; misfolded proteins enter the barrel where they are refolded when GroES binds) → MAKMIAFEQEAREAIRKGVSKLARAVKVTLGPKGRNVILQKSFGSPTVTKDGVSVAKEIELEDVYENMGAQMVREVASKTSDVAGDGTTTATVMAEAIFNEGLKAVTAGVNPIQMKNGIEKAVADICDKLTSMSIKIKNKTEMANVASIASNNDSEIGNLLADAMEKVGKDGVITVDEGKSLNTEVEWVEGMQFDRGYLSPYFVNETGSMECVFEDAYILVFEKKISNIKDMVPVLEKVVQQGKPLVIIAEDVDGEALATLVINRLRGSFNCCAVKAPGYGDRRKAMMEDIAILTGGQPIFEALGIKLENLGLSDLGRAKKVIISKDNTTIIQGGGKTADRMARIDQIRREIENTSSDYDREKLEERLAKLAGGVAKVNVGAATESEMKEKKARVEDALHATRAAVEDGILPGGGVALLRASANVKPGELSDDEKTGYNIVVRACRAPLSMIASNAGQDGGIVCEKVVEGKANFGYNALTDVYEDLVKAGVIDPAKVTKTALSNAASVATLLLTSDALIADKPEKSSAGHGHDHDEMY, encoded by the coding sequence ATGGCTAAGATGATCGCTTTCGAACAGGAAGCTCGCGAAGCAATTCGTAAAGGCGTTTCGAAACTTGCTCGTGCCGTCAAAGTTACACTCGGCCCCAAAGGTCGTAACGTGATTCTGCAAAAGAGCTTCGGTTCACCGACTGTCACAAAAGACGGCGTTAGCGTTGCCAAAGAGATCGAGCTTGAAGACGTCTATGAGAACATGGGCGCTCAAATGGTTCGCGAAGTCGCCAGCAAGACCAGCGATGTCGCCGGCGATGGTACGACTACCGCAACTGTGATGGCAGAAGCCATTTTCAACGAAGGCCTCAAAGCCGTTACCGCTGGCGTCAATCCGATCCAGATGAAAAACGGTATCGAGAAAGCCGTTGCTGACATCTGCGACAAGCTGACTAGCATGTCGATCAAGATCAAGAACAAGACCGAGATGGCCAATGTTGCTTCGATTGCTTCGAACAACGATTCCGAGATCGGCAACTTGCTCGCTGACGCAATGGAAAAGGTCGGCAAAGACGGCGTGATCACCGTTGACGAAGGCAAGAGCCTGAACACGGAAGTCGAATGGGTCGAAGGGATGCAATTCGATCGCGGCTACCTTTCGCCTTACTTCGTGAACGAAACGGGCAGCATGGAATGCGTTTTCGAAGACGCTTACATCCTTGTCTTCGAAAAGAAGATCTCAAACATCAAGGACATGGTTCCTGTGCTTGAGAAAGTTGTCCAGCAGGGCAAGCCTCTGGTCATCATCGCGGAAGACGTCGACGGTGAAGCTCTGGCGACACTGGTTATCAACCGCCTGCGTGGCTCGTTCAATTGCTGTGCCGTCAAGGCTCCTGGTTACGGCGATCGCCGCAAAGCCATGATGGAAGACATCGCGATCCTGACCGGCGGACAGCCGATCTTCGAAGCTCTCGGCATCAAGCTTGAGAACCTTGGTCTTTCGGACCTTGGACGTGCGAAGAAAGTCATCATTTCGAAGGACAACACGACAATCATTCAGGGCGGCGGAAAGACTGCTGACCGAATGGCTCGTATCGATCAGATCCGACGCGAAATCGAAAACACTTCGAGCGATTACGATCGTGAGAAGCTTGAAGAGCGTCTTGCGAAGTTGGCTGGTGGCGTTGCCAAGGTTAACGTTGGTGCAGCGACTGAAAGCGAAATGAAAGAAAAGAAGGCTCGCGTTGAGGACGCACTTCACGCGACTCGTGCGGCTGTCGAAGACGGAATCTTGCCCGGCGGTGGCGTGGCGTTGCTTCGTGCTTCTGCGAACGTCAAACCTGGCGAGCTTTCTGATGACGAGAAGACTGGCTACAACATCGTGGTCCGTGCCTGTCGTGCTCCGCTGAGCATGATCGCCAGCAATGCTGGTCAAGACGGCGGAATCGTTTGCGAAAAAGTCGTCGAAGGCAAAGCGAACTTCGGCTACAACGCTCTGACCGACGTCTACGAAGACCTCGTCAAAGCCGGCGTCATCGATCCTGCAAAGGTTACGAAGACTGCTCTGTCGAACGCAGCCAGTGTCGCGACTCTGTTGCTGACAAGCGACGCGTTGATCGCGGACAAGCCTGAGAAATCGTCGGCTGGCCACGGTCACGATCACGACGAAATGTACTAG